The Platichthys flesus chromosome 23, fPlaFle2.1, whole genome shotgun sequence DNA segment ATCTAGTTTCTTTGTTCTACTAATGTTGACTTGAATGGCTGTTAACaaacatggacgacatgacagctccaccGAAATGAGGCCAAAACCATGTAGATCGCCCCCTGATGGCCGGCCGTGGTATAAGTCATCAGTAGGCTGCATGTTAAAGTATACGTCAAATCAGGTAGTTCTCATTTGGCGAATTTTACCATCTTTGAACTCATTTTGTTGGTTTTCAGGGATTGCGACTTAAATGATTTGGTTGATTGTAGCTGATGTTTATAGTTTCTTGACCATATTTCTTGAATTAAATGTCGTAGCAACAAGCAGGTGAACACGGGGAGGAGCATGTAGCAGAAAGAACCAGATAGTTCCCTCAGGGgactggtggagaccaaaacggAGGAAAAAGGAGTGGATATCGGATGTATATTTAGCATGGGGTCATTTACACAACTCCTAATGAATTGGAGGCTGTGACTTACATAATCAGCTGTTTTTCCATCGGTATTTATACAAATTAGACATCAGGCTGTGGAGACGACCTTATCAGTGGTTTACATCACAGTCACAAGTCAATGGGGAAACAGGATTAAGGCGGCTTCTATGCATCAGTGAACACACGTCGGCCCTAAGAGTTCAGGCCTGATCGATGCTCATCTGAACAAACCTCTGCATCGAGCGCGGCAGCAGGTAACGCAGCCTTCAAAAGGCCACTCTATATCAATGTGGTGGAGGTCCTGTTTCGAGCTCacgacattgtgtgtgtgtagctgccgACGTGGAGACAACAAGGCATCTCCATTCATAAACAGACGCACACGAGACATTTAGAAGCAACAGTCAACAGATTGAATATATCCATCAAAGCACCTCGTTTAAAATGCTTCAGCAACCGTTGACACACGTGTGAAAGGACACAGCGACTCCACCttgtttgtaattgttttttttattagcaaAATAAGGGAGATGAGTCTACAAAGATCCTCCTTCTgcggagaacacacacatacatcgaCAGTTGTGGCAGTTTCTTTAAATGAACAGATCCAGGATCGTGTCTCACCTCTTGGCAAAGTAGAAccgatctaaaaaaaaaaaaaaaatcacagaccAGCTTTCCCTTGACCTTCTTTATTCCCGTCACCTCATAATTAATCGTCGCCTTCTTCACGGATCCTCAAACAGCgggccccccctcccccctgcccTCTACTCACTGCAGCTGGATGAGATCCATCCTCACCTTTACAACAATCTTTTCGGTGGTTCCGTTTTTTTTCCACCCTCCTCTCCACCAGAGACCTCCTctgaatacattaaaatatacagtaaaatgtGCCATCTCTGGTCTTTGTACTTTAAAACACGTGAGCGTATTAGAAGCCCAGCGCCAGCTCGACGAGCCGTTTTCTGAATGGTTGGGAGGAAGGGATGTTTTCTTTATACACCGTTTAAAAACACCGACCCCGGACAATGTACATCTCGGTATTGTACTGTGTGGATCGGCCAGCGAGGCCTGGGGGGGGCGTAGTGGGGGTTAGTGGACTGTGGAGGCTACATGTTGACGACCCATGTACCTGTTTAAACCAGAGggaaatcctcctcctcctcctcctgatagCTCAGTGGTGTGCACATAGAAGATAGCAGGGACACTAACGTATGAAAACAGTTTACCTCTTTATGTTCAGAACAGGTCAGCAGGCAACAGAACAAGCATCAGGACTAGGACCGCAGTGAAAGGCATGCGAAGGCACAGGAACCAACAAACTGGACTCAAAGTTGTgcctcttctcttccctttcGGTTTGAAGgtaaggaaaaaaagaagaatgtcCACCGATAGCAAAGTTTCCTTTTCCAGAGACACCGGCAGaagaaacagcaaaaaaaaaatcttcttcacctcctcctcgaGAAtagaaactaaaaaaaacaagtggaaaTTGTGCCGTGACgcttttacaatgatacaaacaTCCTACACAGATTTCAAACGCTAGTTCAAAAATGTtccaagacaaaaaaaacataaataaagctGTTAAAAGTGGCGTATAGTACAGCGCTGGTCCGTGACCGATCCTCCCGACTCGTCTCATCTTCCCCACCAAAAATGCACAATAAGCTGGCTCCACCgcctgaggacacagagagagacgtgaagggaggggggggaaagaggagggaaCCTCGTCGCTGACATTTCACAAACATCTAAATGGAGCACAACATATATTCATCTATATTTAGATGACACTGATTCCAACGATTCAGTGATTAAGTTATGAGTTTTGATTTGGACCCGATTAGCCTGCATGTCTGTggtcagctccagctcctctgtgagTCTGAAGGATTCAACACTGGTTTgtgaaacacattttgaaaaacgCCAGATTGGAGGCAGGCATTTAAAACCGGGCTCCCTCTGTTTCCTTAGCAACTCCCACCGCATCCCGATGCTACAGGGAACACGCCTTCAGTCATTATCCTGACGCGTGTTCTCATCCGTGACGCACAGCCACACACGAGCCACACATGTGTGCGAAACACACGTCCGTGGCATGTGAGCCAGTCGcaaaggggaggaagaagaagaagaagatggggaggaggaggaggaggaggagagttccttaccaagaaaaaaaagggtCCTTGTGGTCATGGTCCTCAGAAGAGACCACAGTCCTTCAGGTTGTTCTTGATGATCACGTCGGTGACGGCGTCGAACACAAACTGCACGTTCTTGGTGTCGGTGGCGCAGGTGAAGTGGGTGTAGATCTCCTTGGTGTCCTTCCGCTTGTTCAGGTCCTCGAACTGGCACTGGATGTAGGCGGCGGCCTCCTCGTACGTGTTGGAGCCTGGAGAAGACGAGGAGAGCGGGAGGGTCAAAACCATAAGAGTGGATTTAAAGACgagccaaatcatctggaacacgccccctggtggcatttTGAAAAGATATGTCAAGACATTCAAATGCTGCCGTCTCACCTGCATACTCCGGGTAGCAGATGGTGAGAGGACTCTTCTTGATCTTCTCCTCAAACAGGTCCTTCttgttgaggaagaggatgatggaggTGTCCGTGAACCACTTGTTGTTGCAGATGCTGTCAAACAGCTTCATACTCTCGTGCATTCGGTtctgaaggaaagaaggaagacCCCGCCGGTCACTAGGCTGCTGGCTGATCCGTGAACACTGAGAGGACTCCATCTGTGACCCATCAAGGAGATACTAGCTCTCCTCCAGGTCTGACTCACCATCTCCTCGTCCTCGGCCAGCACCAGGTCGTAGTCGCTGAGGGCCACGCAGAAGATGATGGCGGTCACGCCCTCGAAGCAGTGGATCCACTTCTTCCTCTCCGATCGCTGACCGCCCACGTCGAACATTctgggggacagagagagagagacagtgtgtgagcATGTTCCTCGTCACACATCCCATCCACTCGAGTGATAACCACAGAACACACAAGACAATATGAGCAGTGATGTGGAACCCAAAAGGCAAAAACGAATGTGTGGAAGAGTCGCTGGTCTCACTGATGACGAGACGTGacgaagaggaaagaaaacaacaaatcttTGTCTTTGCAATGGGGAGAATATTCATAGGTCCCGTTAATCACTATGTCCACTGTAACCGTCGAAGAGGAttaaggaagaggaagagacttTTAGCTTTTACAGTGTCTTTCCTTTTTGCCCTGCTAAGAGGAACGGATGTGGGCGATTTGCTGATCTTCACACAACCTCACATTTCGAGAAATTAATTATAAAGGAAGATTGTtaaggaaaataaatcattaattaatTTGTCACTCAAAAGATGCTGGAAACCAAATAAATCAATTCGACTTATTTAAAAGATCAACATCCTGGCTGAGAAGATCAGTTCTGTTTAATTCTCTTTACCCTCACAGCTGGAGAGTTAGTGAGCAGAGAgctgaaatattattattatgaaaaaaaaaatgaaagtacaGAAACAGAGCATTTGCTTGTGGataaactttgtgtttctgtgcagggTTTCTTCTTGTACAGAGAATTGCGTGATGACAAATTCTAGTACAGTAGGAACCAATTATAGTGAAGAATTGTGTATCTTCAGTATGGAGTCCCACAGCTTGAGCGAGCTTTGTGGTTCTGTGGCTgtaagcacccccccccccccccccccccccgggtgtCTGCCCCGGGCTCAGAACCACGCCCACCTGACTTTCGGCCAGGAGAATCCCCCTGCTGTGTTTATGTAACCAACAAACAGTGGGATTCTGTCTTCCGGTCGTGAATGAATTTCAATGTCAGTGTGACAAACATGACATCATGGAGCCGCCTGCCCCCACGTTGTGTCTGAGCGGCCTGagtcaccgctgctgctgctgctgcacgacaccatcacacacactgtgtcgcAACCCACAGCTGCACACGCAACAAAGGGAATTTCAATTTGAGCCGGTGAGTCAGTAGCAGGAAGGAAACCTAATTAAGCCATCGTGTAAAAAGAAACAACTCAGTTTGATGTGATTGTTCAAGTGGAGTCAATTCTCACTTGAAGTGCAGGTCCTTGAACGTGAAGTGCGTCTCCACAATGCCTGTGGTTTTGACTCGGGTCCTCAGGACATCCTGCTGGGTTGGGATGTAGGTGGCCTGGGATATCCTGTCCAGATCGTTCAAGTAgctgcgaggaggaggaggagacggtcaaggaggaggaggaggagaaggagggatggggTGAGGAGAATCAAAAGGAGGtgaaagggaggagaagggaaacaAGTGGGAGAAACTGTATCAGAAGCATTAAAGGGCAAGTGCGTTCAAACCACTCAGGTTAGATCCTTTCAGACTGGAAACCAGTCATGATTCCAACTTTCCTGTTGGAACAACATTTGAGTGGAAAATGACTTCATGTTGTGAAATCTGAGGATTTTCTTTCAACGTTGTTTTGCAACATTTTGGGATTGAGCCTTGACAACGAGTTCCCATCAACACACAGGCTCAGCTGATCACGAGTCAGTcacacctgtcaatcatcacaTTTCTCCAACATCTCTATGTGTACTTTTTGTTCGTTCATCTTTAGATACAGTCTATAACCTGGAAACATATTTAAGACCTAAATACAGGAACCGTCCCATTTCACTGAGATGTGACTGAACGGTTGTTTGGTCTGTGTTCGGTGGATTCCCTGCAGGTTCCTTCCTGGTTCGAAGGAAACGCAGCTGAAGTGGAAATGTCCTACATGaaagtgtgaatgtgtttgtggtgcAATGGATAaactgtctgtcctgggagctGCTCCACATTGTTCTGCTTGTGAATGGGAATAAAGAGGAATAGGAGGGATGGTGTTTCTCAGAAGGATTAATCAAaggagcagatttttttttaactttatttaacattgctACAGAGGTCGTTCTTTCGACCTTTCTAACTGATTTTATCTTTTTGAAAAGAGCCATTAGCTGTGGGCCatttgttgggccttggcactTAAAGTGGATTCTAGGCTTTTTTTAATTCCTCTTACTAAAACCCCTGTTCCGTGAAAATCCCCTAAAACAACATTTACTCTTTTTTGCTCATGGTGGTTGCTATTACAACAATctaagaaaatgtgtttttctgaacgGGCTTTCACCAGAAAACTACAATCACATGATGAGCATGGTTTGCTTTGAAGTCCCTCAATTATCCAACTGATAGTGTGACCTTAAACATTTTTCTTAAAATCGCTTTGAAGGGAATCAAATGACATTTAGCAACTGAATCAACTGAATTCAAGCAACTACATTTTGGAGAAATCCTCTTGACGTCTaactttcatttcttttttaataacatttcaaaaacaaagtGGTTCTAGCTTCTTAAATGAaaagtttctttttattcattttttcagtctttttatGAAATGAAACTAAACTTTCTTTGGGTATAGATTTTTACTTTTGTATCTCTGGATCCAGGTGTCAAGTTTACttattataatatttagttATTATATACACACAGGATCACACATGAGCGTTCAAACTCCCTTGACCCGACCTCAAGGTTACATCTGAGGAAGGGAGAAAGATTAGAGACCTCTACTTCCTACCAGACAAACACCAGTAATCTCTCCTTCCAGCAAACAAGCCTGTTGTTTGTCTTCCAGGGAATtaagtgaagaaagaaaagaaaaaaatacacaagcTTTAACAATAGTGTTTTTTGTTCATGAAAAGCCTCTGGACAGCAGGATTAAGGGAACCAATTAGAAAAATGACCAACGACTGCGGTTCCCTCGGCGCGTGTCGtcagagctgctgtttgttctTCTGCAGCCGAACAGACGAATGGCTTTTCTCCCCATGAGGCTCAGGAGCTGCCTTGTGATGATCTCACTCGTTTTGATGCCAAGGGCTCTTGCACAATATGCACGGTATTCAAGCCGGGCGAGAAAAGTAACTGTGTTGAGGATTTTGTTTATGTGATTGGGCGAtttctcttttcactttttaagCAAAGGCTCCTGTGCTGAGGTGCGAGGTCAAAGATCCTTTATTCTCTCCGGCCGCCGCTCTTCAGAgctgacagaggaggacaaataTTGACAGTCTGAAAGTCCAGACAGACGCGTGAcgctgcagctctctgtgctcTGAGCACGGCCAGAGGCTGGGACGTGTGGCGGGTGGAGGTCCCACCGATACGCCTGCTCAAAtcactaattaaaaccaaacgcACTGGAAACATGAACACTGGACCGAACCCACATTCCAGAAAAgtgtattttgacattttagtttggtccatgtcacatccactaacatagagggggcagggtttatgacctatactgcagcttGCCACCAGgggaggagctgtcatgtcttccacatttatttacaatccACAATTAAAAGTAATTGACAGAATTTACAAAGTGTGTAGGTGTTAAAATCCTGATGCACCCGTGTCCttagatgtgtctgtgtgtgtgactcactaTGCTGCCGAGTCGTTGAGCTGATATTCGCGGGAGCGGCTGAAGCAGGCCTGAACGCCTCCGTCCTTCCACAGACGTTTGATGACGCCAGCGAGCTCCGCCGTCATGAAGCCTTCCTCAGCCGAGCCGGCGAGCACAAACAGCTGCCGGGCATCGTCCTGGCGAATGGGGTAAAAAAAAGGTGGAGTCAATATCAACTTGAGTGACAATCTTAGTAATTGCACCACCTTCATTGTTCACTCTAATCCACTTTCCAAGCTAAAATACCAGTAGACAAGACCTATTTGTCCCTGTGCACATGCGAGGGCAAGACGGGACCTTTCTCAATATCAACAAGGCGTCAAAGCATTTCCTTGGAATTTAACactataaaaaaacactttaaataactTATAAACAACCTCTGAATTCGTG contains these protein-coding regions:
- the gnai1 gene encoding guanine nucleotide-binding protein G(i) subunit alpha-1, producing MGCTLSTEDKAAVERSKMIDRNLRDDGEKAAREVKLLLLGAGESGKSTIVKQMKIIHEAGYSEEECKQYKAVVYSNTIQSIIAIIRAMGRLKIDFGDAARADDARQLFVLAGSAEEGFMTAELAGVIKRLWKDGGVQACFSRSREYQLNDSAAYYLNDLDRISQATYIPTQQDVLRTRVKTTGIVETHFTFKDLHFKMFDVGGQRSERKKWIHCFEGVTAIIFCVALSDYDLVLAEDEEMNRMHESMKLFDSICNNKWFTDTSIILFLNKKDLFEEKIKKSPLTICYPEYAGSNTYEEAAAYIQCQFEDLNKRKDTKEIYTHFTCATDTKNVQFVFDAVTDVIIKNNLKDCGLF